From one Eucalyptus grandis isolate ANBG69807.140 chromosome 9, ASM1654582v1, whole genome shotgun sequence genomic stretch:
- the LOC104431234 gene encoding ankyrin repeat-containing protein BDA1-like, translating to MMQLVSLSRVEKHASSAMNKLHEAAMKGDLAALQDLLLQDPQILHKTTSSSSDGTPLHVSCLSGHASFTKHLLTHNPELAKEADSRGSLPLHVACAKGDVEIVRALVAVDPAGCLRYDREGRTPLHLAAIKGRAEVIAELTRAKPESARMVTSQGESAFHLCVKSNRVEALKVVVDCVGRNDEFVGCRDKDGNTILHLAVARKQLEIIKYLLSSTNIAVDVQNVKGFTALDVLSQGPRDLRDMEIKQLLQRAGAPIMYQTSLGRDTIQAIQ from the exons ATGATGCAGCTCGTGAGCCTCTCCCGTGTCGAGAAGCACGCGTCGAGCGCCATGAACAAGCTCCACGAAGCCGCCATGAAAGGCGACCTCGCGGCCCTCCAAGACCTGCTGTTGCAGGACCCCCAGATCCTCCACAAGACCACTTCTTCGTCCTCCGACGGCACGCCCCTGCACGTTTCCTGCCTCTCGGGCCACGCGTCCTTCACCAAACACCTCCTCACCCACAACCCGGAGCTCGCCAAGGAGGCCGACTCCCGCGGCTCCCTGCCCCTCCACGTGGCGTGCGCGAAGGGCGACGTGGAGATCGTCAGGGCCCTCGTGGCCGTCGACCCGGCCGGGTGTCTCCGGTATGATCGCGAGGGGAGGACGCCTCTGCACTTGGCCGCCATCAAAGGGAGGGCCGAGGTCATTGCCGAGTTGACTCGGGCCAAGCCCGAGTCGGCCCGGATGGTGACGAGTCAGGGGGAGAGCGCGTTTCACCTCTGCGTGAAGAGCAACAGGGTGGAGGCGTTGAAGGTGGTGGTGGACTGCGTTGGGAGGAACGATGAGTTCGTGGGTTGTAGGGATAAGGATGGGAACACGATCTTGCATCTTGCTGTGGCCAGGAAACAATTGGAG ATCATTAAGTATTTGCTCTCCAGCACCAACATTGCAGTAGACGTCCAAAATGTGAAGGGATTTACAGCACTGGATGTCTTATCACAAGGTCCAAGAGACTTGAGAGACATGGAGATCAAGCAGCTCCTACAGAGAGCCGGAGCTCCGATAATGTATCAAACATCTTTGGGTCGCGACACAATCCAGGCCATTCAATAG